A window from Plectropomus leopardus isolate mb unplaced genomic scaffold, YSFRI_Pleo_2.0 unplaced_scaffold28954, whole genome shotgun sequence encodes these proteins:
- the LOC121938243 gene encoding docking protein 4-like has protein sequence MGSEPGSYPCTPTAILPRSAYWHHITGNQTGMDPGSGDASEDDLLSTRLPPDRPATLPLANTHAQSQPHIHTHSPTHYPTYPGQ, from the exons ATGGGTTCAGAGCCCGGATCTTACCCCTGCACCCCCACCGCCATCCTGCCCCGCTCCGCCTACTGGCACCACATCACTGGAAACCAGACCGGCATGGACCCCGGCAGTG GTGACGCTTCAGAGGACGACCTGCTGTCCACCCGCCTCCCTCCTGACCGCCCCGCCACGCTGCCCctggcaaacacacacgcacagtcccagccgcacatacacacacactccccgaCACACTACCCCACCTACCCCggacagtga